The Pseudomonas fluorescens nucleotide sequence CGGTCATGCAACGTCCTATTTCAGAGGCGGCTGGACAGTTCATCCAGGGCCGATTGCAGATCATTGAAGCGGAAGGTGAAACCGGCAGCCAGCAAACGTACCGGCCGCGCCCGTTGCCCACCCAGCAGCAGGGTCGACAACTCGCCAAGCCCGGCCTTGAGCACCAGCGCCGGCAGCGGCATGAACGCCGGGCGATGCATGGCCCGGCCCAGACGCCTGGCAAACTCGCGGTTGCGCACCGGCTCCGGGGCGCAGGCATTATAAGGACCGCTGGCATCCTTGTGCTGCAAGAGAAAATCAATCAGGGCGATCTGGTCGTGTATATGGATCCACGGCATCCACTGGCGACCATCGCCGATAGGCCCGCCCAGCCCCAGTTTGAACGGCAGGCGCAGGCGCGACAAAAAGCCGCCCTCGCTCGACAGCACCAGGCCGGTACGCACCAGCACCACACGGATCCCCAGCGGCTGCGCGGCCATGGCAGTTTCTTCCCAGGCGATGCACAGCTGACTGGCAAAATCCTCCTTGACCGGCTGCGAGGCTTCGGTGAGTTCACGCTCGCCACCATCGCCATACCAGCCTACCGCCGAGCCCGAGATCAGCACCTCGGGGCGCTGCTGGCGCCTCTCCAGCCACGCCAGCAGTTGCTCGGTCAAGGTGATACGGCTGGCCCAGAGCAAGGCGCGACGGCTGGAGCTCCAGGGCCGATCGGCGATCGGCGCACCGGCCAGGTTGATCAGCGCATCCACGCTATCGTCATCGTCCAGCTCATCGAGACGGGCAATGCCGCGCACGCCAGCACCACATAACCTGCCCACCTGCTCAGGGCGTCGACTCCAGACCGTCAACCGATGCCCCTGGGCCAGCCAGTGCTGACACAGGTGTTGGCCGATCAACCCGGTACCGCCGGTCAGCAATATATGCATGGCTGTGTCCTCACATGGCGCGCCAGTGGTCTATTTTTAACAACAAGGCACTTTTTTGACCGATCGCTCTCGGATAAACATAGGCCAACCTGTGGTAACGAGCGGAATCATCTTATACAAGATTCATGCATTGTACAGGTTTGCCGAGCAGCGTAGTCTGCAACCATCAGGTTCGAAGAGGCCATCATGACTGTACCAATTGCCATCATCGGGGCCGGTATCGCCGGCCTGTCCGCCGCCCAGGCGTTGCAAAAGGCCGGGCAGACCGTTCACTTGTTCGACAAGGGCCACGGCAGCGGCGGGCGCATGGCCAGC carries:
- a CDS encoding TIGR01777 family oxidoreductase; protein product: MHILLTGGTGLIGQHLCQHWLAQGHRLTVWSRRPEQVGRLCGAGVRGIARLDELDDDDSVDALINLAGAPIADRPWSSSRRALLWASRITLTEQLLAWLERRQQRPEVLISGSAVGWYGDGGERELTEASQPVKEDFASQLCIAWEETAMAAQPLGIRVVLVRTGLVLSSEGGFLSRLRLPFKLGLGGPIGDGRQWMPWIHIHDQIALIDFLLQHKDASGPYNACAPEPVRNREFARRLGRAMHRPAFMPLPALVLKAGLGELSTLLLGGQRARPVRLLAAGFTFRFNDLQSALDELSSRL